The following are encoded together in the Caldilineales bacterium genome:
- a CDS encoding FadR family transcriptional regulator produces MNTRIADIEPIEREQRLYERVAERILTLVREETWRPGDRLPTERDLAEAFGVSRTVVREAVKVLEARGVLETQTGSRAYVRKPDSAIVSRSLQTYLQMMGQDDVDLRLWEIRRVLEVETAALAAMRASDEQGREFQRLCGEMRKQVQSPRVLAELDLQFHLLVAESTQNELFGVLLAPLIEQLRSHFVYGWEHYGDRPVETIFDQHEAIAGAIARHDAAAARRGMADHLDYFRGILQSRRRQPHDNGNQ; encoded by the coding sequence ATGAACACCCGAATCGCCGACATCGAACCCATCGAACGCGAGCAGCGCCTGTACGAGCGCGTGGCCGAGCGCATCCTGACTTTGGTGCGGGAGGAGACCTGGCGGCCGGGCGACCGCCTGCCCACCGAGCGCGATCTGGCCGAAGCCTTTGGCGTCAGCCGCACGGTGGTGCGCGAGGCGGTGAAGGTGTTGGAGGCGCGCGGGGTGCTGGAGACACAAACCGGCAGCAGGGCCTATGTGCGCAAACCCGATTCGGCCATCGTCTCGCGTTCGCTCCAGACTTATCTGCAGATGATGGGACAGGATGACGTCGACCTGCGGCTATGGGAGATCCGGCGGGTGCTGGAAGTGGAGACGGCGGCGCTGGCGGCGATGCGGGCCAGCGACGAGCAGGGCCGTGAGTTTCAGCGGCTGTGTGGCGAGATGCGAAAACAGGTGCAATCCCCGCGTGTGCTGGCCGAACTCGACCTGCAATTCCATCTCCTGGTGGCGGAATCGACCCAGAACGAGCTTTTCGGCGTCTTGCTGGCGCCGTTGATCGAGCAGTTACGCAGCCATTTCGTCTACGGCTGGGAGCACTACGGCGACCGCCCGGTCGAGACGATTTTCGACCAGCACGAGGCCATCGCCGGGGCCATCGCCCGGCATGACGCCGCCGCCGCCCGCCGTGGCATGGCCGACCATCTCGACTATTTTCGCGGCATCCTGCAAAGCAGGAGACGCCAACCGCACGACAACGGAAACCAATAA
- a CDS encoding cupin domain-containing protein, giving the protein MPTSAPAIIDPADLPLSEHPRFAGIAMQQVFTQASHPFASLGLVFVPPGGVIGLHTHPNEIEVVHIRAGRAILTTDGVERDFKAGQFVAIPIGMTHGLRNEGSEMVELITFFTPPIF; this is encoded by the coding sequence ATGCCAACCTCCGCCCCAGCGATCATCGACCCCGCCGATTTGCCCCTGTCCGAGCACCCTCGCTTCGCCGGCATCGCTATGCAGCAGGTCTTCACCCAGGCCAGCCACCCCTTTGCCAGCCTCGGTCTCGTCTTCGTCCCGCCCGGCGGCGTCATCGGCCTCCACACCCACCCGAACGAGATCGAGGTGGTGCACATCCGGGCTGGCCGGGCAATTCTGACCACAGACGGGGTTGAGCGTGACTTCAAGGCCGGGCAGTTTGTGGCCATCCCCATCGGCATGACCCACGGCCTGCGCAACGAGGGCAGCGAGATGGTCGAGCTCATCACCTTCTTCACCCCGCCGATTTTTTGA
- a CDS encoding alpha-ketoacid dehydrogenase subunit beta: MMREITYSQALREAISEEMERNPDILLLGEDIGVYGGVFKVTEGLLARFGPERVIETPISEAGFIGAAIGLAMTGKHPMAELMFMDFAWVASDQIFNQAAKMRYMSGGRASVPLVIRTQQGGGRGNAAQHSQSLETIFTHIPGLKVAIPATPYDAKGLLKTAFRDPNPVVFIEHKLLYNSKGPVPVEEYTLPFGKAAVKRPGDDVTLVSYSRTLLFALEAAEQAAAEGIEVEVIDLRTLAPLDLDTILASVRKTNRLVIAHEAHRTLGLGAEISALVQEHAFDYLDAPIERVGAMDIPIPYSKPLEDEALPGVKHILDGIRKVVR, translated from the coding sequence TTGATGCGTGAAATCACCTATTCCCAGGCCCTGCGCGAGGCCATCAGCGAAGAGATGGAGCGCAACCCCGACATCCTCCTGCTCGGCGAAGACATCGGCGTCTACGGCGGCGTGTTCAAAGTCACCGAAGGGCTGCTGGCCAGGTTCGGGCCCGAGCGCGTGATCGAGACGCCCATCTCCGAGGCCGGGTTCATCGGCGCCGCCATCGGCCTGGCCATGACCGGCAAACACCCCATGGCCGAGCTGATGTTCATGGATTTCGCCTGGGTGGCCTCCGACCAGATCTTCAATCAGGCCGCCAAGATGCGCTACATGTCGGGCGGGCGGGCCAGCGTGCCGCTGGTGATCCGCACACAACAGGGCGGGGGACGGGGCAATGCCGCTCAGCATTCGCAAAGCCTGGAAACGATCTTCACCCATATCCCCGGCCTCAAGGTGGCGATTCCCGCCACGCCTTACGACGCCAAAGGCCTGCTCAAGACCGCCTTTCGCGACCCCAACCCGGTCGTGTTCATCGAACACAAGCTGTTGTACAACAGCAAAGGCCCGGTCCCGGTCGAGGAGTACACCCTCCCCTTCGGCAAGGCGGCGGTCAAGCGCCCCGGCGACGATGTCACCCTGGTCAGCTACTCGCGCACCCTGCTGTTTGCGCTGGAAGCGGCGGAACAGGCTGCGGCCGAGGGCATCGAGGTCGAAGTCATCGACCTGCGCACCCTCGCCCCGCTCGACCTGGACACCATCCTGGCCTCGGTGCGCAAGACCAACCGGCTGGTGATCGCCCACGAAGCGCATCGCACCCTGGGCCTGGGCGCCGAGATCTCCGCCCTGGTGCAGGAACACGCCTTCGATTATCTGGATGCCCCCATCGAGCGCGTCGGCGCGATGGACATCCCCATCCCCTACTCAAAGCCGCTGGAAGATGAGGCGTTGCCAGGGGTGAAGCACATTTTGGATGGAATTCGGAAAGTTGTACGTTAG
- a CDS encoding thiamine pyrophosphate-dependent dehydrogenase E1 component subunit alpha, with protein sequence MPHTKPDPSLYSGQALLHIYHTMLLIRRFEEQAVAFYKSGELRGSLHPCIGQEATAVGVVLPLRRDDYLTCTYRGHGHAIAKGLDPKEGMAELLGRATGCSQGKGGSMHYTDLSIGLLGENAIVGAGVPIAVGAALRAKLDKTGQVAMTIFGDGAINQGALLEGLNLAAAWKAPIVIVCENNLYSEMTPIRNTTATPTLAERAAGFGIRTMTVDGYDVLATYAVASEAVDYARAGHGPVFIEVMTYRLFGHMVGDNEPYRTKEEVEGWRAKDPIITFPRRLIDEFDLGEAEIAAVQAQVETEIAEIARFARESPWPELSKMAEDVFT encoded by the coding sequence ATGCCTCACACCAAGCCCGACCCTTCGCTCTACTCAGGGCAAGCTCTCCTCCATATCTACCACACCATGCTGCTCATCCGCCGCTTCGAGGAGCAGGCGGTGGCGTTCTACAAGTCGGGCGAACTGCGCGGGTCGCTGCACCCCTGCATCGGCCAGGAAGCGACCGCCGTGGGTGTGGTGCTGCCGCTACGCCGCGATGACTATCTGACCTGCACCTATCGCGGGCACGGCCACGCCATCGCCAAAGGGCTGGACCCGAAAGAAGGTATGGCCGAGCTGCTGGGCCGGGCCACAGGTTGCAGCCAGGGCAAGGGCGGCTCGATGCACTACACCGACCTCAGCATCGGGCTGCTGGGCGAGAACGCCATCGTCGGCGCGGGCGTGCCCATTGCCGTGGGCGCGGCCCTGCGCGCCAAACTGGACAAGACCGGCCAGGTGGCGATGACGATCTTCGGCGACGGCGCCATCAACCAGGGCGCGCTGCTAGAGGGGCTGAACCTGGCCGCAGCCTGGAAAGCGCCCATCGTCATCGTCTGCGAGAACAACCTCTATTCCGAGATGACGCCTATCCGCAACACCACCGCCACGCCCACGCTGGCCGAGCGCGCCGCCGGGTTCGGGATCAGGACGATGACGGTCGATGGCTACGATGTGCTGGCGACGTATGCCGTTGCGAGCGAGGCGGTGGACTATGCCCGCGCCGGCCACGGCCCCGTCTTCATCGAGGTGATGACCTACCGGCTGTTCGGCCACATGGTCGGCGATAACGAGCCGTATCGCACGAAAGAGGAAGTCGAGGGGTGGCGAGCCAAAGACCCCATCATCACCTTCCCCCGCCGGTTGATCGACGAATTCGACCTGGGCGAAGCCGAGATTGCAGCGGTGCAGGCGCAGGTCGAGACCGAGATCGCCGAGATCGCCCGCTTCGCTCGCGAGAGCCCGTGGCCCGAGCTGAGCAAGATGGCGGAAGATGTGTTTACGTGA
- a CDS encoding YciI family protein, which translates to MNWYIYKIQVTRQAMLTEGPTPDEAAILSVHADYLSKLVEQGVAFLVGRTLTTDEGTFGLCIFQAASPEEAETIMRSDPGIAAGVWRGELRPFRISFLADALPHLPA; encoded by the coding sequence ATGAACTGGTACATCTACAAAATCCAGGTCACTCGGCAGGCGATGCTGACGGAAGGGCCAACGCCCGACGAGGCGGCCATCCTTTCCGTTCACGCCGACTATTTGTCGAAGCTCGTCGAGCAAGGCGTCGCCTTCCTGGTCGGGCGCACGCTCACAACCGACGAAGGCACCTTCGGCCTTTGCATCTTCCAGGCCGCCTCGCCTGAGGAAGCCGAAACCATCATGCGCAGTGATCCCGGCATCGCCGCCGGCGTCTGGCGCGGTGAACTCCGTCCCTTCCGCATCTCCTTCCTCGCCGACGCGCTTCCGCATCTCCCGGCCTGA
- a CDS encoding four helix bundle protein, producing MAKGDDIQERLIRFAARIIKVCDALPSSIAGRHVAGQLLRSGTAPAPQHGEARSAESTEDFVHKLKIAVKELNESEVWLRIIIASDMLPASQLTDLLDECEQLQRILSASIKTARNSVNR from the coding sequence ATGGCGAAAGGTGATGATATTCAGGAGCGGTTGATTCGATTTGCCGCCAGAATCATCAAGGTTTGCGATGCCTTGCCATCCTCGATTGCGGGCCGGCATGTGGCCGGGCAACTTCTACGGAGTGGAACCGCTCCGGCTCCGCAGCACGGCGAAGCCCGCAGCGCCGAAAGCACCGAAGATTTCGTTCACAAACTCAAAATCGCCGTCAAAGAACTCAATGAAAGCGAAGTCTGGCTGCGCATCATTATCGCCAGCGATATGCTGCCAGCCTCACAACTCACCGACCTGTTGGACGAATGCGAACAACTCCAGCGCATCCTCAGCGCCAGCATCAAGACCGCTCGCAACTCGGTCAATCGGTAG
- a CDS encoding Gfo/Idh/MocA family oxidoreductase, with protein sequence MVDPILELNYKPVLPPKIDYGLGLVGCGGIVQYAAMPSYRKHKLRVVAAYDKQRPTAEIVAQEFQIPHVYDSVEELVANPDVDIVEISVPPKFQPAIAHTCIEAGKHLLCQKPLALTLAEAAGIVEHARQKNVKVAVNQQLRWGQGIRAAKDLIKKGWIGQPVDASIQVSVNTPWNMWDWLYVSPRLEVQFHSIHYIDAMRALFGDPVWVTSRHARNPLQGTMVGETKTITILDYGETLQDNELQVFVADNHYNQSDDYFAIFRIIGTDGHITGTLGAMYNYPHGREDTLEWSSKRFYKDKRFEAKLEGKWIPDAFIGPTASLMQAIQEDGAPETDAADNLNTLRIVEACYVSAAEHRSVRLDELPAVSDWGK encoded by the coding sequence ATGGTCGATCCCATTCTTGAACTTAATTACAAACCCGTCCTGCCGCCCAAGATCGATTACGGCCTCGGCCTGGTTGGTTGCGGTGGCATCGTGCAATATGCGGCCATGCCGTCGTATCGCAAACACAAGCTGCGCGTGGTAGCTGCTTATGATAAGCAGCGCCCGACCGCCGAGATCGTGGCCCAGGAATTCCAGATCCCTCACGTCTACGACTCGGTCGAGGAGCTGGTCGCCAACCCCGACGTCGACATCGTCGAGATCTCGGTGCCGCCGAAATTCCAGCCCGCCATCGCTCACACCTGCATCGAGGCCGGCAAACATCTGTTGTGTCAGAAGCCGCTGGCGCTGACCCTGGCCGAAGCGGCAGGCATCGTCGAGCACGCCCGGCAGAAGAATGTGAAGGTGGCCGTGAACCAGCAATTGCGCTGGGGCCAGGGCATCCGTGCGGCCAAAGACCTGATCAAGAAGGGCTGGATCGGCCAACCGGTTGACGCCTCGATCCAGGTCAGTGTGAACACGCCCTGGAACATGTGGGACTGGCTGTATGTCTCGCCCCGTCTGGAGGTGCAATTCCACTCGATCCATTACATCGACGCCATGCGCGCGCTGTTCGGCGACCCGGTCTGGGTGACCAGCCGCCACGCCCGCAATCCCTTGCAGGGCACGATGGTCGGCGAGACCAAGACGATCACCATCCTGGACTACGGCGAGACGTTGCAGGACAACGAGCTGCAAGTCTTCGTCGCCGACAACCATTACAACCAGTCGGATGACTATTTCGCCATCTTCCGTATCATCGGCACCGACGGCCACATCACCGGCACGCTGGGCGCGATGTACAACTATCCGCACGGCCGCGAGGATACGCTGGAATGGAGCAGCAAGCGCTTCTACAAAGACAAGCGCTTCGAGGCCAAGCTGGAAGGCAAGTGGATCCCCGACGCCTTCATCGGCCCCACCGCCTCGCTGATGCAGGCCATCCAGGAAGATGGCGCGCCCGAAACCGATGCCGCCGATAACCTGAACACCCTGCGCATCGTCGAAGCCTGCTACGTCTCCGCCGCCGAGCATCGTTCGGTGCGGCTGGACGAGCTGCCGGCGGTGTCGGATTGGGGGAAGTAG
- a CDS encoding amidohydrolase family protein codes for MPIIDCHQHLWDLSKVEYPWLVPAYGPLFRTYLASELEPQLGEAGVAVTIMVQSANSFEDTVYMLDQADVFPWMIGVVGWAPLLDPEATGKAIARFRQNPYFKGVRHLIHEEPNPHWLLQEPVYESLGLLAGAGLTFDVVATKHEHMACIPVLGEKVPNLKMVIDHLAQPPFQAGELGQWGEDMRVAAQNPNVFAKISGLGTASGDWEGWTAGSVRGLVHWAIDLFGAGRCLLGGDWPVSVLAGGYAKAFAVYKQLVAERSPAEQEQINHRTAEAFYGVKLPA; via the coding sequence ATGCCCATCATCGACTGCCATCAACACCTCTGGGACCTGAGCAAGGTCGAATACCCCTGGCTTGTCCCTGCCTACGGTCCCCTATTTCGCACCTATCTTGCCTCTGAGCTGGAGCCGCAACTGGGCGAGGCGGGCGTGGCCGTCACCATCATGGTGCAATCGGCCAACAGCTTCGAGGACACCGTGTACATGCTCGACCAGGCCGATGTCTTCCCCTGGATGATCGGCGTCGTCGGCTGGGCGCCGTTGCTCGACCCCGAAGCCACGGGCAAAGCTATCGCCCGCTTCCGGCAGAACCCGTATTTCAAGGGCGTGCGCCACCTCATCCACGAGGAGCCGAACCCGCACTGGCTGCTGCAAGAGCCGGTCTACGAAAGCCTGGGATTGCTGGCCGGCGCCGGGCTGACCTTCGACGTGGTGGCGACCAAGCACGAGCACATGGCATGCATCCCCGTGCTCGGAGAGAAGGTCCCGAACCTGAAAATGGTCATCGACCACCTGGCGCAGCCGCCGTTCCAGGCAGGCGAGCTGGGGCAGTGGGGCGAGGACATGCGGGTGGCCGCCCAAAACCCGAACGTCTTCGCCAAGATTTCCGGCCTGGGCACGGCCAGCGGCGATTGGGAAGGCTGGACCGCCGGCAGTGTGCGCGGGCTGGTGCACTGGGCCATCGACCTGTTCGGGGCCGGGCGCTGCCTGTTGGGCGGCGACTGGCCGGTCTCGGTGCTGGCGGGCGGCTATGCCAAAGCCTTCGCCGTCTACAAACAGCTCGTGGCCGAACGCTCGCCCGCAGAGCAGGAGCAAATCAACCACCGCACTGCCGAAGCCTTCTACGGCGTGAAACTGCCCGCATAA